From Micromonospora sp. NBC_01699, a single genomic window includes:
- a CDS encoding DUF1028 domain-containing protein: MTFSIVARSDDGRLHGVAVASKFLAAGAVVPAAEAEVGALATQAHANLAYGPQGLALLRTGLGAADVIAGLVAADSGRAARQLGVVDADGGAATYTGEDCHDWAGGQAGDGWAAQGNILVGPEVVDAIRDAWLGGDARRRFAERLVDALRAGDRAGGDRRGRQSAGLLVVARRGGYGGGSDVVVDLRVDDHPDPVTELARLLDVHVMLFERPDPATLLDLTGELAAEVAALLTAAGHAPADGGDVAVDAALVDWAGVENLEERMVSGRIDPVVLAHLRTRA; encoded by the coding sequence GTGACTTTCTCGATCGTGGCGCGTTCGGACGACGGGCGGCTGCACGGTGTCGCCGTGGCCAGCAAGTTTCTCGCCGCCGGTGCGGTGGTGCCGGCCGCCGAGGCCGAGGTCGGCGCGCTGGCCACCCAGGCGCACGCCAATCTCGCGTACGGGCCGCAGGGGCTGGCCCTGCTGCGTACCGGGCTCGGGGCGGCCGACGTGATCGCCGGTCTGGTCGCCGCCGACTCCGGTCGCGCCGCCCGGCAACTCGGCGTCGTCGACGCCGACGGTGGGGCCGCCACGTACACCGGCGAGGACTGTCACGACTGGGCCGGCGGGCAGGCCGGCGACGGCTGGGCCGCGCAGGGCAACATCCTGGTCGGCCCGGAGGTGGTGGACGCGATCCGGGATGCCTGGCTGGGTGGCGATGCCCGGCGGCGGTTCGCCGAACGGCTGGTCGACGCGTTACGCGCCGGTGACCGGGCCGGCGGCGACCGGCGGGGTCGGCAGAGCGCCGGGCTGCTGGTGGTCGCCCGCCGGGGCGGGTACGGCGGCGGCAGCGACGTGGTGGTGGACCTGCGGGTGGACGACCACCCGGATCCGGTGACGGAACTGGCCCGGCTGTTGGACGTACACGTCATGCTCTTCGAACGGCCTGATCCGGCGACCCTGCTCGACCTGACCGGTGAGCTGGCCGCCGAGGTCGCGGCCCTGCTCACGGCGGCGGGGCACGCCCCGGCGGACGGCGGGGACGTCGCGGTCGACGCGGCGCTGGTGGACTGGGCCGGGGTGGAGAACCTGGAGGAGCGGATGGTGTCCGGCCGGATCGACCCGGTGGTCCTGGCCCATCTGCGCACCCGCGCCTGA
- a CDS encoding DUF3159 domain-containing protein, which translates to MALDRDRPESLADLLGGRRGGWDATVPPVAFGVGWLLADGSVWYGTLAALVVGVAVAGWRLRRGDRPASVLVGLLAVCLAALVVLRTGRASDFFLLQLVSNAASALAWLVSILLRWPLLGVVVGTLLGQRGRWRRDPDLLRAYRRGSWVWVCQYLVRLLVFVPLYAADQVVALVGARVALTWPLVAGCVAVSWWVIRRTLPAGHPGLRHPVDPAPAPAPR; encoded by the coding sequence ATGGCGCTCGACCGGGACCGGCCCGAATCCCTCGCCGACCTGCTCGGCGGCCGACGCGGCGGCTGGGATGCCACCGTGCCGCCGGTTGCCTTCGGCGTCGGCTGGCTGCTCGCCGACGGCTCGGTCTGGTACGGCACCCTCGCCGCGCTCGTCGTCGGGGTCGCGGTCGCCGGCTGGCGGCTGCGCCGGGGCGACCGGCCCGCCTCGGTGCTGGTCGGCCTGCTCGCCGTCTGCCTCGCCGCCCTCGTCGTCCTGCGCACCGGACGGGCCAGCGACTTCTTCCTGCTGCAACTCGTCTCGAACGCGGCCAGCGCACTGGCCTGGTTGGTCAGCATTTTGCTGCGCTGGCCGCTGCTCGGCGTGGTGGTCGGCACCCTGCTCGGCCAACGTGGACGGTGGCGGCGCGACCCGGACCTGCTGCGCGCCTACCGCCGGGGCAGTTGGGTGTGGGTCTGCCAGTACCTGGTCCGGCTGTTGGTCTTCGTCCCGCTCTACGCCGCCGACCAGGTGGTGGCGCTGGTCGGCGCCCGGGTGGCGCTGACCTGGCCGCTGGTGGCCGGGTGCGTGGCGGTGAGCTGGTGGGTGATCCGGCGGACCCTGCCGGCCGGCCACCCCGGGCTGCGGCACCCGGTCGACCCGGCGCCGGCCCCTGCACCACGGTAG
- a CDS encoding glycoside hydrolase family 48 protein — MARRRRLAILATGVLAALGVVVVPGVAQAAPACDVVYATSDWNNGFSANVTVRNTGDPINGWTLRFTFPGNQRVTQGWSANWTQSGNQVTATNLSWNGNLATGASTGIGFNGSFTGTNAKPTSFSVNGVTCGGTTTPQPPTVTLSIPAGPFVAPADVPLTATASDPDGTIAKVEFYRNGLLLNTDTTAPYSYLLEDQPAGSYTVQARAYDNANLTATAERAFTVTPGSGPVLVATPSSVNVTEGGSSSVNLKLSAAPTGSVPVTLARTGDTDVTVTPTTATLTTANWNTGVNLTVAAAEDADTAGGTATITASATGYAPLAIVATEIDNDSPGGNNVYTARFLEQYGKIKNSGYFSPEGVPYHSIETLIVEAPDHGHETTSEAFSFWIWLEAQYGRVTQNWAPFNNSWTVMERYIIPSHNDQPTAGVAGTPQYAAEYNLPSQYPSQLQPSVPVGVDPLRNELQSTYGTGDIYGMHWLLDVDNTYGFGRCGDGTTRPAYINTFQRGPQESVWETVPQPSCDTFAHGGPNGFLDISIGDPNSPAKQWKYTNAPDADARAIQAAYWALTWAKEQNKQADVAATVAKAAKMGDYLRYAMFDKYFKRIGNCVGATACPAGTGKDSAHYLMSWYYAWGGATDPAAGWSWRIGSSHNHFGYQNPFTAWALTNVPELRPRSATAVTDWTNSMNRQLEFYQWLQSAEGAIAGGATNSWDGSYAQPPAGKPTFYGMFYDDHPVYEDPGSNGWFGMQVWSLHRVAELYYVTGNAKAKAILDKWVPWAIANTTIGTGGNFQIPSDMSWTGAPATWNPTTPAANTNLHVTVTAKGTDVGVGAAYARTLMWYAAKSGNTAAKTTAKGLLDAMYAHAESKGISTTETRTDYQRFDDVYNASTGQGLYLPPNWTGDMPNGDAIAAGKSFVDIRSFYRNDPDWPKVQAYLDGGAAPTFNYHRFWAQSDIAMAFADFGNLFPNG; from the coding sequence ATCGCAAGAAGACGCCGGTTGGCGATCCTCGCCACCGGTGTGCTGGCAGCGCTAGGCGTGGTCGTCGTCCCCGGCGTCGCCCAAGCGGCGCCGGCCTGCGACGTGGTCTACGCGACCAGCGACTGGAACAACGGGTTCAGCGCCAACGTCACCGTCCGCAACACCGGCGACCCGATCAACGGCTGGACGCTGCGGTTCACCTTCCCCGGCAACCAGCGGGTGACGCAGGGCTGGTCGGCCAACTGGACCCAGTCGGGCAACCAGGTGACCGCCACCAACCTGTCCTGGAACGGCAACCTGGCCACCGGCGCGTCCACCGGGATCGGCTTCAACGGTTCCTTCACCGGCACCAACGCCAAGCCGACCTCGTTCTCGGTCAACGGGGTGACCTGCGGCGGCACCACCACACCGCAGCCGCCCACGGTGACCCTCAGCATCCCGGCCGGCCCGTTCGTGGCCCCGGCCGACGTACCGCTGACGGCCACCGCGAGCGACCCCGACGGCACCATCGCGAAGGTCGAGTTCTACCGCAACGGGCTGCTGCTCAACACCGACACCACCGCGCCGTACAGCTATCTGCTGGAGGACCAGCCGGCCGGCAGCTACACCGTGCAGGCCCGCGCGTACGACAACGCGAACCTGACCGCGACCGCCGAACGCGCCTTCACCGTCACGCCGGGCTCGGGACCGGTCCTGGTGGCCACCCCGTCCTCGGTGAACGTGACCGAGGGCGGCAGCTCCTCGGTGAACCTGAAGCTCAGCGCCGCGCCGACCGGCAGCGTGCCGGTCACCCTGGCCCGTACCGGTGACACCGACGTCACCGTGACGCCCACCACGGCGACGCTGACCACGGCAAACTGGAACACCGGGGTGAACCTCACCGTCGCGGCGGCCGAGGACGCCGACACCGCCGGTGGCACCGCCACCATCACCGCCTCGGCCACCGGTTACGCGCCGCTGGCGATCGTCGCCACCGAGATCGACAACGACAGCCCCGGCGGCAACAACGTCTACACCGCGCGCTTCCTGGAGCAGTACGGCAAGATCAAGAACTCCGGCTACTTCAGCCCGGAGGGCGTGCCGTACCACTCCATCGAGACGCTCATCGTGGAGGCGCCCGACCACGGGCACGAGACCACCTCCGAGGCGTTCAGCTTCTGGATCTGGCTGGAGGCCCAGTACGGCAGGGTGACCCAGAACTGGGCCCCGTTCAACAACTCCTGGACGGTGATGGAGCGCTACATCATCCCGTCGCACAACGACCAGCCCACCGCCGGCGTCGCCGGCACCCCGCAGTACGCGGCCGAGTACAACCTGCCCAGCCAGTACCCGTCCCAGTTGCAGCCCTCGGTCCCGGTGGGCGTCGACCCGCTGCGCAACGAGTTGCAGTCGACATACGGCACCGGCGACATCTACGGCATGCACTGGCTGCTCGACGTCGACAACACGTACGGCTTCGGCCGCTGCGGTGACGGGACCACCCGGCCGGCGTACATCAACACCTTCCAGCGGGGTCCGCAGGAGTCGGTGTGGGAGACCGTGCCGCAGCCGTCCTGCGACACCTTCGCCCACGGTGGCCCCAACGGCTTCCTGGACATCTCCATCGGCGACCCGAACAGCCCGGCCAAGCAGTGGAAGTACACCAACGCCCCGGACGCCGACGCGCGCGCCATCCAGGCCGCGTACTGGGCGCTGACCTGGGCGAAGGAGCAGAACAAGCAGGCCGACGTGGCGGCCACCGTGGCCAAGGCGGCCAAGATGGGCGACTACCTGCGGTACGCCATGTTCGACAAGTACTTCAAGCGGATCGGCAACTGCGTCGGGGCGACCGCCTGCCCGGCCGGTACCGGCAAGGACTCCGCGCACTACCTGATGTCCTGGTACTACGCCTGGGGCGGCGCCACCGACCCGGCCGCCGGCTGGTCGTGGCGGATCGGTTCCAGCCACAACCACTTCGGCTACCAGAACCCGTTCACCGCCTGGGCGTTGACCAACGTCCCGGAGCTGCGGCCGCGTTCGGCGACCGCGGTGACCGACTGGACCAACAGCATGAACCGGCAGCTGGAGTTCTACCAGTGGCTCCAGTCCGCCGAGGGCGCCATCGCCGGTGGGGCGACGAACAGCTGGGACGGCTCCTACGCCCAGCCGCCGGCGGGCAAGCCGACCTTCTACGGCATGTTCTACGACGACCACCCGGTCTACGAGGACCCGGGCAGCAACGGTTGGTTCGGCATGCAGGTCTGGTCGCTGCACCGGGTCGCCGAGCTGTACTACGTGACCGGCAACGCCAAGGCCAAGGCCATCCTGGACAAGTGGGTGCCGTGGGCGATCGCCAACACCACGATCGGCACCGGCGGGAACTTCCAGATCCCGTCCGACATGTCGTGGACCGGTGCCCCGGCGACCTGGAACCCCACCACCCCGGCGGCGAACACCAACCTGCACGTCACGGTGACCGCCAAGGGCACCGACGTCGGCGTCGGCGCGGCGTACGCCCGGACCCTGATGTGGTACGCGGCGAAGTCCGGCAACACGGCGGCGAAGACCACCGCCAAGGGCCTGCTCGACGCGATGTACGCGCACGCCGAGTCGAAGGGCATCTCGACCACCGAGACCCGGACCGACTACCAGCGGTTCGACGACGTGTACAACGCCTCCACCGGGCAGGGCCTCTACCTGCCGCCGAACTGGACCGGCGACATGCCCAACGGTGACGCGATCGCCGCGGGCAAGAGCTTCGTCGACATCCGGTCGTTCTACCGCAACGACCCGGACTGGCCGAAGGTGCAGGCGTACCTCGACGGCGGTGCGGCACCGACGTTCAACTACCACCGGTTCTGGGCCCAGTCCGACATCGCGATGGCGTTCGCCGACTTCGGCAACCTCTTCCCGAACGGCTGA
- a CDS encoding ATP-binding cassette domain-containing protein has translation MTTPSQSAITATGLHRSFGDHVVLDGIDLDVPRGTVFSLLGANGAGKTTMVKILSTLIRADGGSARIAGHDLATEPEAVRAAIGVTGQFSAVDNLLTGRENLTLMADLHHLGRAAGRRRVAELLDQFDLVDAAGKPAVTYSGGMRRRLDLAMTLVGTPRVIFLDEPTTGLDPRSRRGMWQIVRELVAGGVTIFLTTQYLEEADELADRIAVLDHGKIVAEGTADELKRRIPGGHILLRFASLGDLESAAPAVGQASRDSDTLALRVPHDGSLRALKALLDRLDENAVEVDSLSMHTPDLDDVFLALTGNPDNQKVATR, from the coding sequence ATGACCACGCCATCCCAGTCGGCGATCACGGCGACCGGACTGCACCGGTCGTTCGGCGACCACGTCGTACTCGACGGAATCGACCTGGACGTCCCACGGGGCACCGTCTTCTCGCTGCTCGGCGCGAACGGAGCCGGCAAGACCACCATGGTCAAGATCTTGTCCACCCTGATCCGAGCCGACGGGGGCAGCGCGCGGATCGCCGGCCACGACCTGGCCACCGAGCCCGAGGCGGTCCGCGCCGCGATCGGGGTCACCGGCCAGTTCTCCGCGGTCGACAACCTGCTGACCGGCCGGGAGAACCTGACCCTGATGGCCGACCTGCATCACCTGGGCCGGGCGGCGGGCAGGCGCAGGGTCGCCGAACTGCTCGACCAGTTCGACCTGGTCGACGCGGCCGGGAAACCGGCCGTCACGTACTCCGGCGGCATGCGCAGGCGGCTCGACCTGGCGATGACCCTGGTCGGCACCCCCCGGGTGATCTTCCTCGACGAGCCGACCACCGGGCTGGACCCGCGCAGTCGCCGTGGCATGTGGCAGATCGTGCGGGAGCTGGTCGCGGGCGGCGTCACCATCTTCCTCACCACGCAGTACCTGGAGGAGGCCGACGAGCTCGCCGACCGGATAGCGGTACTGGACCATGGCAAGATCGTCGCCGAGGGCACCGCCGACGAGCTCAAGCGCCGCATCCCCGGCGGTCACATCCTGCTCCGGTTCGCCAGCCTCGGCGACCTCGAATCCGCCGCTCCCGCCGTCGGTCAGGCGTCCCGTGACAGCGACACGCTCGCCCTGCGGGTGCCGCACGACGGCAGCCTCCGTGCACTGAAGGCCCTGCTCGACCGACTCGACGAGAACGCCGTCGAGGTCGACTCGCTGAGCATGCACACCCCCGACCTCGACGACGTCTTCCTCGCCCTCACCGGCAACCCCGACAACCAGAAGGTGGCCACGCGATGA
- a CDS encoding DUF4097 family beta strand repeat-containing protein, whose product MPVFATPEPISVTIELSVGDVRLVASDRTDTVVEVRPSDQSDESDVKAAQQTRVEYANGTLTVRGPKSRAFDFSKKTRSVSVLVELPTGSAVNGDLALGDFHSTGVLGECRFKTSVGHLRLDRTGPLRLNTSAGHIAVDAIAGNADVATGTGRIQIGDIDGAAVVKNSNGNTDIGTVTGELRARAANGDISVDRADAAVEAKTSNGTVRIGEVARGSVTLHTAAGDLEVGIAAGAAAWLDLKTGHGRVHNALDDIGHEPEKSEETVEVRAHTSFGDITVRRS is encoded by the coding sequence ATGCCTGTTTTCGCCACCCCGGAACCGATTTCCGTCACGATCGAACTCTCCGTCGGCGACGTACGGCTCGTCGCGAGCGACCGCACCGACACCGTCGTCGAGGTACGGCCGAGCGACCAGTCCGACGAGTCCGACGTGAAGGCCGCGCAGCAGACCCGCGTCGAGTACGCCAACGGCACGTTGACCGTACGCGGGCCGAAGTCCCGCGCATTCGACTTCTCCAAGAAGACCAGGTCGGTCTCCGTGCTCGTCGAACTTCCCACCGGTTCGGCGGTGAACGGTGACCTGGCGCTCGGGGACTTCCACAGCACCGGCGTACTGGGTGAGTGCCGGTTCAAGACGTCCGTCGGGCACCTCCGGCTCGACCGGACCGGCCCGCTCCGCCTGAACACCTCCGCCGGCCACATCGCGGTCGACGCGATCGCCGGAAACGCCGACGTCGCCACCGGCACCGGGCGCATTCAGATCGGCGACATCGACGGTGCCGCGGTCGTCAAGAACTCCAACGGCAACACCGACATCGGCACCGTCACCGGTGAACTGCGTGCGCGTGCGGCCAACGGCGACATCTCCGTCGACCGGGCCGATGCCGCGGTGGAGGCCAAGACCTCCAACGGAACCGTTCGCATCGGCGAGGTCGCCCGCGGTTCGGTCACGCTGCACACCGCGGCCGGCGACCTGGAGGTCGGTATCGCCGCGGGCGCCGCCGCATGGCTCGATCTGAAGACCGGGCACGGCCGGGTGCACAACGCGCTGGACGACATCGGACACGAGCCCGAGAAGTCCGAGGAGACCGTCGAAGTCCGTGCCCACACCTCCTTCGGCGACATCACCGTCCGTCGTTCCTGA
- a CDS encoding ABC transporter permease, producing the protein MSTVSYALTDSATMLRRNLRRMARYPSMTVTLVGMPIVFLLLFVYVFGGTLGAGLGGPSGGRAEYVNYVTPAIILMAITAAVQGTSISVAMDMTEGIVDRFRTMAIARVSVLTGHVIGSLVQTMLSVAVVIGVALLIGFRPSAGPVDWLALVGVLLMMTFAFVWLSVALGLVSKTVESSSNVGLPLVLLPFLGSGFVPTDSMPTALRWFAEYQPFTPLIETIRGLLMGTPIGNSAVIAIGWCVVITLGSYLWSKKLFNRESTR; encoded by the coding sequence ATGAGCACCGTGTCGTACGCACTGACCGACTCGGCGACGATGCTGCGCCGCAACCTCAGGCGAATGGCGCGCTATCCGTCGATGACGGTGACGCTCGTCGGCATGCCGATCGTCTTCCTGCTGCTGTTCGTCTACGTCTTCGGCGGCACACTCGGCGCCGGGCTCGGCGGCCCCTCCGGCGGACGGGCGGAGTACGTCAACTACGTCACCCCCGCGATCATCCTGATGGCGATCACCGCCGCGGTTCAGGGCACCAGCATCTCGGTCGCCATGGACATGACCGAGGGCATCGTCGACCGGTTCCGCACCATGGCCATCGCCCGGGTTTCGGTCCTGACCGGACACGTCATCGGCAGCCTCGTCCAGACGATGCTCAGCGTTGCGGTGGTCATCGGGGTCGCACTGCTCATCGGCTTCCGGCCGTCGGCGGGTCCCGTCGACTGGCTCGCCCTCGTCGGCGTACTGCTGATGATGACCTTCGCCTTCGTCTGGCTGTCGGTCGCGCTCGGTCTGGTCAGCAAGACCGTCGAGTCGTCGAGCAACGTCGGCCTGCCGCTGGTCCTGCTGCCGTTCCTCGGCAGCGGGTTCGTCCCGACCGACTCGATGCCCACCGCGCTGCGCTGGTTCGCCGAGTACCAGCCGTTCACCCCGCTCATCGAGACCATCCGCGGGCTCCTGATGGGCACTCCGATCGGGAACAGCGCCGTCATCGCCATCGGCTGGTGTGTCGTCATCACCCTCGGCAGCTACCTCTGGTCGAAGAAGCTGTTCAACCGCGAGTCCACCCGATAG
- a CDS encoding ricin-type beta-trefoil lectin domain protein, with protein sequence MIRTVKGLGIAAVALTATTLLPSTSFAETTPTVGTPAAAARFDMAPGMVAAMRRDLGLTDDQIASRLATEAAAPAVEKRLRDRLGPVFGGAWIPAGADRLTVAVTDPAAATVVRAAGANATVVARGAAHLDAAFRSLDRNAAKATGGTIHGWYVDVEHNRVVVTAGPGGTPAATAFAHDSGAGAVTVVETAEAPKPMYDIRGGDQYVINGNTLCSVGFAVAGGFVSAGHCGGTGSPTLGYNNVSQGTFAGSSFPGNDYAWIRTNGSWTPQPWVNNYSGGNAVVAGSQDAAIGSSVCRSGRTTGWRCGTILGRNETIVYAQGAVSGMSRSNACAEPGDSGGAWISGNQAQGVTSGGTGNCSTGGTMWFQPVNEILGAYGLSLTTSGGGGSASSLVSNWNNKCIDVPNSNFSDGVLLQMWGCNSTNAQRWTFVNGTLQTSNNKCMDVAWGSVANGAVIQIVTCSGNPAQQFVLSAAGDLVNPQANKCVDIEGWNSGDGARLVIWDCAGTANQKWRRG encoded by the coding sequence ATGATCCGTACCGTCAAGGGGCTCGGGATCGCCGCGGTGGCACTCACCGCGACCACCCTGCTGCCCTCGACGAGTTTCGCCGAGACCACCCCCACAGTCGGCACACCCGCCGCGGCGGCCCGGTTCGACATGGCCCCCGGCATGGTCGCGGCGATGCGCCGCGACCTGGGGCTCACCGACGACCAGATCGCGTCCCGCCTCGCCACCGAGGCGGCTGCCCCGGCCGTCGAGAAACGGCTGCGCGACCGGCTCGGCCCGGTGTTCGGCGGCGCCTGGATCCCCGCCGGCGCCGACCGGCTCACCGTCGCGGTCACCGACCCGGCCGCCGCCACCGTCGTCCGCGCGGCGGGCGCGAACGCGACGGTTGTCGCCCGCGGCGCGGCCCACCTCGACGCCGCGTTCCGGTCCCTGGACCGCAACGCGGCCAAGGCCACCGGCGGCACGATCCACGGCTGGTACGTCGACGTCGAGCACAACCGGGTCGTCGTGACCGCCGGACCCGGCGGCACACCGGCGGCGACGGCGTTCGCGCACGACAGCGGCGCGGGCGCGGTCACCGTGGTCGAGACCGCCGAGGCACCCAAACCGATGTACGACATCCGCGGCGGCGACCAGTACGTCATCAACGGCAACACCCTCTGCTCGGTCGGCTTCGCCGTCGCCGGTGGATTCGTCAGCGCCGGCCACTGCGGCGGCACCGGCAGCCCGACGCTCGGCTACAACAACGTCTCGCAGGGCACCTTCGCCGGCTCGTCGTTCCCCGGCAACGACTACGCGTGGATCCGGACCAACGGCTCGTGGACCCCGCAGCCGTGGGTCAACAACTACTCCGGCGGCAACGCCGTCGTGGCCGGCTCGCAGGACGCGGCGATCGGCAGTTCGGTCTGCCGCTCCGGCCGTACGACGGGTTGGCGCTGCGGCACGATCCTGGGCCGCAACGAGACCATCGTCTACGCCCAGGGTGCCGTCTCCGGCATGTCCCGCAGCAACGCGTGCGCCGAGCCGGGCGACTCCGGCGGCGCCTGGATCTCGGGCAACCAGGCCCAGGGCGTCACCTCCGGCGGTACGGGCAACTGTTCCACCGGCGGCACGATGTGGTTCCAGCCGGTGAACGAGATCCTCGGCGCGTACGGGCTCTCGCTGACCACCTCGGGCGGCGGGGGCAGCGCCAGTTCCCTGGTCAGCAACTGGAACAACAAGTGCATCGACGTACCGAACTCGAACTTCTCCGACGGGGTCCTGCTCCAGATGTGGGGCTGCAACTCCACCAACGCGCAGCGGTGGACCTTCGTCAACGGCACGTTGCAGACCTCGAACAACAAGTGCATGGACGTCGCGTGGGGCTCCGTCGCGAACGGCGCCGTGATCCAGATCGTCACGTGCAGCGGCAACCCGGCCCAGCAGTTCGTGCTCTCCGCCGCCGGGGACCTGGTCAATCCGCAGGCCAACAAGTGCGTCGACATCGAGGGCTGGAACTCCGGTGACGGGGCGCGACTGGTCATCTGGGACTGCGCCGGCACGGCCAACCAGAAGTGGCGCCGCGGCTGA
- a CDS encoding phosphatase PAP2 family protein — translation MHGRRTALTVAWLVLLTAVQVAAFLLIWRFAVRTEHGQLLDTIALTGNQIGQDHIDELVGTVLNAMSVVSLVAATAVIGFIALIRGRVALAVVATLLVVGANVTTQVLKYLIHRPDFGVDPERAGAGNSLPSGHTTIAAAVAVALVLVLPPKVRAWGALVAVAYTALAGVATLSAGWHRPSDAVASLLIVGAWAAVAGILLLLFQREDAQVESQDAHWRAVTLFGLAGLVLLAVAGYALYSTDEVLSIPVEELNRPRLFDAYLGGASAIAGTASVMMALLLVSVYRVVPRHRG, via the coding sequence GTGCATGGGCGGAGAACGGCGTTGACGGTGGCGTGGCTGGTCCTGCTGACCGCCGTCCAGGTGGCTGCGTTCCTCCTGATCTGGCGGTTCGCCGTACGCACCGAGCACGGTCAACTACTCGACACCATCGCGTTGACCGGCAACCAGATCGGCCAGGATCACATCGACGAGCTGGTCGGCACCGTACTCAACGCGATGTCGGTGGTCTCCCTGGTCGCCGCGACCGCGGTGATCGGCTTCATCGCGCTGATCCGGGGCCGGGTGGCGCTGGCCGTGGTCGCGACCCTGCTCGTCGTCGGGGCCAACGTCACCACCCAGGTGCTGAAATACCTCATCCACCGGCCGGACTTCGGCGTCGACCCGGAACGGGCCGGTGCCGGCAACAGCCTGCCCAGCGGGCACACCACGATCGCCGCCGCGGTCGCCGTGGCGCTGGTCCTGGTGCTGCCGCCCAAGGTCCGCGCCTGGGGGGCGCTGGTCGCCGTGGCGTACACGGCGCTGGCCGGGGTGGCCACCCTGTCGGCCGGCTGGCACCGGCCCAGCGACGCTGTGGCCTCGCTGCTGATCGTCGGTGCGTGGGCCGCGGTCGCCGGCATCCTGCTGCTGCTGTTCCAGCGGGAGGACGCCCAGGTGGAGTCGCAGGACGCGCACTGGCGGGCGGTGACCCTGTTCGGGCTGGCCGGGCTGGTGCTGCTGGCCGTCGCCGGGTACGCGTTGTACTCGACCGACGAGGTGCTGTCCATTCCGGTCGAGGAGCTGAACCGCCCGAGGCTGTTCGACGCCTACCTGGGCGGCGCCTCGGCGATCGCCGGCACGGCCAGCGTGATGATGGCGTTGCTGCTGGTCAGCGTCTACCGGGTGGTGCCCCGACACCGGGGCTGA